AGGGGCCCGAAGGCGAGTCCGGCTGGGTTATAATACATAGCGGAGGCATCGTCGGCAAGCGCTGCGCCGACTTCGCCCATGCCCAACTGGCGTGCGCCAACGGGCATTTCGAGGGTGATGATTGCCGAACCTGCGGCAAGTGATATGGCGGGTAAAAAAAGTAACGAGAGTAGAGTCTTACGCAAGCTGCCTCCAGTCGGGGACGTCATAGGTGTTTCCGTGATTAGGTATGACCGCTTTCCATCCGGATTTACTCGGGTTCTCCCAGGGCTGCTTAGGCAAGAGCTTGCAGTCGCAGCCGAGCACGTACGGCGGGAGGATTTCCGCGTGGTTCCGGATTTGTTCGCGGGTGATGAAATTTTCTTCGGGGACGAACTTCACGTATTGCTTGCCCTTCGGGCCGAGTTCGATCCTGTAGGTGACGGTGCCGTTCTGGTCACCTTCGTCAATAGTCTTGATGGTTTCCTCGATAGCTGCTTTCCAGTTGTCGAGATATTCCTTCCGCTGCTCGGGGGTGAGCTGCTCTTGCGTTTCGAGCCATGCGCGGATGGAATTGTCGGAGGGTTTTACCGCCGTGAGGGATTCTCGGGCCGGGCGGACGACTACGGCGTACTTGCCGGACACGTCGATGACCGGCTTGACTTCCTCTTTTTCGTCAGCGCTATGGATGACCACATAGGCTCCAATTCCTGCGAGGATGACGGACAGGATGATGATAACTATGACAATGATGACTGATAGCATAATCTTTTCCGTTCTATATTAGAATTCCTCTTTTCTCAAAAACTAGCATTTTCTATCTTGTGGGGTAGGAGTTTTTATGTTAAAAATGAAGATTTTTCTTGTTCTGTTGTTTTCCAGCGTGGTATGGGCCATCCCTTTCAATGTAGAAGTGGTAAAAACGGGCGATGGCGACGAAATCCGTTCGGGGCAACTTATCAAGGTGCATTACAAGGGCTATCTCTATACAGACATTGTAAAGTTCGATAGTCTGAAGGCCGCTGCGCCCGCCGAATCCGCCGAGAAGGCGAAGCAGGATTCCGCTGCCGCTGCCGATGCTGATACTCTCACGCCGTTTGCCGATACCTATGCAACCGGAGAACCGCTCGAATTCACGATTGGCGTGGGCCAGGTGATTGCCGGCTGGGACAAGGGTATTGTGGGAATGAAGGTGGGCGAAATCCGCAAGCTCACGATTCCCTATGTGATGGCGTACGGCGAGAACTCGCTCGAAGGCATCCCTCCGTATTCCGATTTGTATTTCGAGGTGGAACTTGTCGCGGCCGAAAAGCCCATGGAACCGGACGTTTTCCCCAAGGATTTGAATAAACTAAAATGGCAGGACAAGGGCAAGGGCCTCAAGGTGTTCGACGAGAAGGCCGGTACGGGCAAGCCTGCCACCCAGGGCACGAACCTCAAGGTGCACTACACCGGCTGGCTCGTCTCGGGCCGCAAGTTCGGCAGTTCCAAGGATCTGGGCAAGCCGTTCGAAGTCGTGCTTGGCGCGGGCAAGATGATCAAGGGCTGGGAAGCGGGCCTCGACGGGATGCGCGAAGGCGGCGTGCGCTGGCTGCGCGTGAGCCCCTCCATGGGTTATGGCGCGAGCGCGTTCACGATGATTCCGCCGAACTCCACGCTCGTGTTCCGCATCGAACTCGTGGAATCGATGATCGACCCCGAAATCGCTGCCAAGATGGACTTCTTCCCCGACACGACGACGCTCACGTTTGAACATGGTTCCGAAGGTCTCCGCTATGCGATTATCCAGCAGGGCGAAGGCGAACCCGCCAAGGCCGGTGCTAACGTGAAGGTGCATTACACGGGCTGGCTCACGAACGGCTACAAGTTCGACAGTTCGCGCGACCGCGACCAGGCGTTTGCATTCCCTCTGGGCGGTGGTCGTGTCATCCGCGGCTGGGACCTCGGCGTGGCGGGCATGCTTCCGGGTGAAAAGCGTATCTTGATCATTCCGCCTGGACTCGGGTACGGCAGCCGCGGCGCGGGCCCCATCCCGGGCGGTGCAACTCTCATATTTGCAGTGGAGTATCTGGGCGAATAATGCTCAAAATTCTGGCCGAAAAACTGAGGGAGGCGTTTGCTTCAGTCTTGCCGGTGACGCTCATCGTGCTGGTACTCTCGTTTACGCCTCTTGTTGATTTTACGGCCAGGGAACTCATTGTATTTGCCGTGAGCGCGGTGCTCCTTGTGGTGGGCATTGGGCTTTTTAATTTGGGCGCCGACCTTGCCATGACCCCGATGGGCGAACATGTGGGTTCGGGCCTTACCAAGTCGCGCAAGGTGCTGCTGCTCCTTTCTGTATGCTTTATGATGGGCGTGCTCATCACGGTGGCCGAACCTGACCTCTCGGTACTGGCCGACCAGGTGAAGAACGCCGTCGAACCCATGCTGCTTATCGTGACGGTGGGTATCGGGGTGGGACTCTTCTTGCTCCTTGCCATCGTGAAGATCGTCTGGAAGAAGGACCTTTCGACCATCATCATCTTCTTCTACATGGTGCTGTTCATGTTCGGCATGCTCATGCTCACGTTCGGCAAGGCCCAGTTCGTGCCGCTCGCCTTCGATTCCGGCGGCGTGACGACCGGCCCCATCACGGTGCCGTTCATCATGGCACTCGGCGTCGGTGTCGCCGGCGCCATCGGCGGCAAGAACGCGAACGAGAACAGCTTCGGGCTTATTGCGCTCTGCTCCATCGGGCCTATCATCGCGCTCATGGGGCTCGTGCTCTTCTCGAAGGGTGAGCTCACTTACCGCCTTGTGGAATCGAGCTATTCCATCGATGCTTTCCTCGGTGAAAATTTCATCCCGACTGTCGCGGGCGTCGCGAAGGAAGTGCTCATCGCCCTCGGGCTCATCATCGTGTTCTTTTTGGCCCTGCAGTTTGTCGCGCTCAAGATTTCGCGGGCCAAGATCGCCCAGATGTCGTTCGGCATTTGCTATACGTTTGTCGGGCTCGTCATCTTCCTCACGGCGGTGAAGGTCGGCTTCATGCCCATCGGGTTCGAGCTCGGGTGCGCCCTCGCGAAAATCCCGCGGCTCCTGGTTGTTTCGGGTTTTGTCATCGGCATGGTGGTCGTGCTCGCGGAGCCTGCGGTCCACGTGCTCAACAAGCAGGTCGAAGAAATCACCGGCGGGCTTGTCACCAAGCGCTCCATGCTTGTCGCGCTTTCCGTGGGTGTCGGCATTTCCATCGGGCTTTCGATGCTTCGCATCTTCTACGGATTCCCGCTGGTCTACTACCTCATTCCGGGCTATTTCATTTCGCTCGGGCTTTCGTTCTTTGTTCCCAAGCTTTATACCGCGATCGCGTTCGACTCCGGCGGAGTCGCGAGCGGGCCGTTGACTTCGAGTTTTATTTTGCCGCTTGCCATCGGGGCGTGCTCCGTAATCCATGATGGCGGCGATTCCATACTGAGCTACGCGTTCGGCATTGTGGCGATGGTCGCGATGACCCCGCTTATCACCATCCAGGTGCTGGGCTTCAAGGCGATTGCGTCGAAGAAGATTAAAAACCGCCTGATGATGCGCCGTATCCAGGATGCCGACGACGAACAGATTATAGATTTTGTGTAGGTTGGAATATGGCAGAAGCAAAAAGGACAGGAATTGCGAGAAGGTTTTACGGGAAGGCGAGCGGGCGTTCGCGTGTTACCATGAACCGTCTCAAGATTCTCGTGACCATCGTGAACCGCGCGAAGGCCGATTTCTATATGGACCATATCCAGTCCTTCGGCGTGAACATGCAGATGGTGGTTTTCGGGAAGGGCACCGCGCCACGCGAGATTGCGACGGCGATGGGCCTCGCGGATTCGGACCGTGCCGTAATCTTCAGCATTATCGGCGAGGACAAGCTCCGTTCTGCGCTTGACAGCATCGAGGAAAAATTCAATACCATCGTCGGTGGCAAGGGCATCGCCTACACCATCCCGATGGCGAGCATTATCGGCAAGTCCATTTTCAACTTCCTGAGCGACAACCGCGACGCGGTACGGAGGAACGAAGCATGAGCGCAGTTAACCACGAAGTCATCTTGTGCATTGTGAACAACGGGTTCTCGGAAACCGTGATGGAAGCGGCTAAGGACGCCGGCGCGCGTGGCGGTACCATCTTGAATGCCCGCGGGACTGCGAACAAGGAGGCGGAATCGTTTTTCCATATCGCCATCCAGCCCGAAAAGGAAATCGTCATGATTCTCGTGGACGCGAAAATCAAGGACGCCGTTCTGCATGCGCTCTACCAGAAGGCCGGCCTCGATACCATGGGGCAGGGCATCGCGTTCTCGATTCCCGTGGAGAACGTGGTCGGGCTTACGCCGTGGAAGGCCGATGTCAAGCCCGAAGCCGAGAAGGCTCCCAAGAAGGCCGACGCGAAATAAGCGGTTCCTCGCGGACTTTTGCTCCGCCATTAATTGCATCGATACTTTCGCAAAGCGAACAAACGAAATCGTTTACTATATTGTTTGTTTATGAACGCTTTGGTCTATTTCCTGTTTGCCCTCTCCGGATTTGCGGGCCTCATTTACGAAGGCTCGTGGGCCCGATACCTCAAACTCTTTCTCGGGCATTCAAGCTACGGCCAGGTGCTCACGCTCTGCATCTACATGGGCGGCCTTGCCATCGGCAGCTTTATTGCGGGCAAGATGGTCGAAAAGGTCAAGCGGCCGCTGCTCGGGTATGCCGCGGTGGAACTTGCCATCGGCATAGGCGGTGTGGCGTACCACCCGCTCTACAATCTGCTCACGGGTTTCTTCTTCGATAGCGACTGGGTGGCGGGCCTCGGGTTCACCGGCGCCGAAATCGCGAAGGTCGTACTTGCGACGGGCTCTACGCTCCCGATTGCGATTGCGGTGGGCATGACGTTCCCCTTCATTGCCGCCGGTCTCATGCGCAAGAGCGGCGCCGAAGTTTCGCTCCCGATGCTCTACTTCACGAACAGTCTCGGGTCTGCCATCGGCATTTTGGTGACAAGCTACATGCTCATTCCCGAACTCGGGAATCACATTACTTTGTGTGTAGCAGCCTCCATCAACTTCTTGCTTGCGATGGTGTTCGGCTTTATCGGGTTCATGACGTCGCCTACCCGCGAAGAGGACGAGGAAGCGTCTGCGGGCGAGGGCGCCGAACAGGAGCCGCTGAACGAGGACTACGCGGCGGAACACAAGCTCGCGATGCCCCCGAAGTCCACCTGGTTCTGGATTGCCGCCATCACGGGCCTTACCTCGTTCATCTACGAGATTGTCTGGATCCGCCTGCTCAGTCTTTTGATGGGTTCCTCGAGCCACAGCTTCGACCAGATGCTTTCGGCGTTCATCCTCGGGCTTGCCATAGGCAGTGCCGTGAGCGGCAAGCTTTTGAAGAAGGATTCGCTCGTCGTGCTTTCGATGGCGCAGATCCTCATGGCGTTCTTCGCGCTGTGCACGCTTTACTTCCACAAGCCTTTCTGGGGCATGATGAACGAGGCGAACCAGATATTCAACCCGACGAACGACGGGTATGTGTGCTGGAGCCTGTTCAAGTATGCGCTTTCCGTGCTGTGGATGGTGCCCACGAGTTTCTTCGCGGGCATGACGCTCCCGCTGATTACGATTATCCTCACGCGCGCCTTCAAGAGCGAAGCCCCGATTGGAAAAGTTTATGGCTGGAACACCGTCGGCTCCATCATCGGTTCCGCGGGTGGCGGTCTTCTGCTGCTTCCGTTCCTGCAGCTCAAGGGCGCCCTCGTGCTGGCCGCCGTTCTCGACTTCGCAATAGGCTTTGCGCTGCTTGTCATCTACCGCAAGCGCTTCCGCTATAGCGTGCCGTTCTACGTGATATGCGCGTTCATGATTTTGCCTTCCATCTTCATTGGGTTCGACCCGCACTTGATTACCTCGGGCGCCTTCCGTGCCTACAAGAACCTCCACCCGGACGAAAAAATCATAGTGCGCGACGGCAAGACCGCTACCATCAGTTTCCACGAATCCGAAGTGCATTATTATATCAAGACGAACGGCAAGGCCGATGCCAGCCTGGGCAAGAACCGCGAGAACCCCATCGAGGGCGACGAGCTCACGCAGGCCGCGACCGCGTTCATGCCGATGGCCATGAAGACGGAACCCTACGATGCCGCGATGGTCGGATTCGGGAGCGGCATGGGGGCGCATTACCTGCTCGCCGACCCGCTGCTGAAGGATTTCGACTGCGTGGAAATCGAGCAGGAGATGATGGACCTCGCGAAGGGCTTCTACCCGTGGAACTCCCGCGGATACGATGACCCGCGTATTCATATTTACATCGACGATGCGCAGACCTTCTTCCTCACGAACCGCCGCAAGTACGACCTGATGATCAGCGTGCCTTC
This region of Fibrobacter sp. genomic DNA includes:
- a CDS encoding FKBP-type peptidyl-prolyl cis-trans isomerase; the encoded protein is MKIFLVLLFSSVVWAIPFNVEVVKTGDGDEIRSGQLIKVHYKGYLYTDIVKFDSLKAAAPAESAEKAKQDSAAAADADTLTPFADTYATGEPLEFTIGVGQVIAGWDKGIVGMKVGEIRKLTIPYVMAYGENSLEGIPPYSDLYFEVELVAAEKPMEPDVFPKDLNKLKWQDKGKGLKVFDEKAGTGKPATQGTNLKVHYTGWLVSGRKFGSSKDLGKPFEVVLGAGKMIKGWEAGLDGMREGGVRWLRVSPSMGYGASAFTMIPPNSTLVFRIELVESMIDPEIAAKMDFFPDTTTLTFEHGSEGLRYAIIQQGEGEPAKAGANVKVHYTGWLTNGYKFDSSRDRDQAFAFPLGGGRVIRGWDLGVAGMLPGEKRILIIPPGLGYGSRGAGPIPGGATLIFAVEYLGE
- a CDS encoding DUF1538 domain-containing protein — its product is MLKILAEKLREAFASVLPVTLIVLVLSFTPLVDFTARELIVFAVSAVLLVVGIGLFNLGADLAMTPMGEHVGSGLTKSRKVLLLLSVCFMMGVLITVAEPDLSVLADQVKNAVEPMLLIVTVGIGVGLFLLLAIVKIVWKKDLSTIIIFFYMVLFMFGMLMLTFGKAQFVPLAFDSGGVTTGPITVPFIMALGVGVAGAIGGKNANENSFGLIALCSIGPIIALMGLVLFSKGELTYRLVESSYSIDAFLGENFIPTVAGVAKEVLIALGLIIVFFLALQFVALKISRAKIAQMSFGICYTFVGLVIFLTAVKVGFMPIGFELGCALAKIPRLLVVSGFVIGMVVVLAEPAVHVLNKQVEEITGGLVTKRSMLVALSVGVGISIGLSMLRIFYGFPLVYYLIPGYFISLGLSFFVPKLYTAIAFDSGGVASGPLTSSFILPLAIGACSVIHDGGDSILSYAFGIVAMVAMTPLITIQVLGFKAIASKKIKNRLMMRRIQDADDEQIIDFV
- a CDS encoding P-II family nitrogen regulator, giving the protein MSAVNHEVILCIVNNGFSETVMEAAKDAGARGGTILNARGTANKEAESFFHIAIQPEKEIVMILVDAKIKDAVLHALYQKAGLDTMGQGIAFSIPVENVVGLTPWKADVKPEAEKAPKKADAK
- a CDS encoding spermine synthase; this translates as MNALVYFLFALSGFAGLIYEGSWARYLKLFLGHSSYGQVLTLCIYMGGLAIGSFIAGKMVEKVKRPLLGYAAVELAIGIGGVAYHPLYNLLTGFFFDSDWVAGLGFTGAEIAKVVLATGSTLPIAIAVGMTFPFIAAGLMRKSGAEVSLPMLYFTNSLGSAIGILVTSYMLIPELGNHITLCVAASINFLLAMVFGFIGFMTSPTREEDEEASAGEGAEQEPLNEDYAAEHKLAMPPKSTWFWIAAITGLTSFIYEIVWIRLLSLLMGSSSHSFDQMLSAFILGLAIGSAVSGKLLKKDSLVVLSMAQILMAFFALCTLYFHKPFWGMMNEANQIFNPTNDGYVCWSLFKYALSVLWMVPTSFFAGMTLPLITIILTRAFKSEAPIGKVYGWNTVGSIIGSAGGGLLLLPFLQLKGALVLAAVLDFAIGFALLVIYRKRFRYSVPFYVICAFMILPSIFIGFDPHLITSGAFRAYKNLHPDEKIIVRDGKTATISFHESEVHYYIKTNGKADASLGKNRENPIEGDELTQAATAFMPMAMKTEPYDAAMVGFGSGMGAHYLLADPLLKDFDCVEIEQEMMDLAKGFYPWNSRGYDDPRIHIYIDDAQTFFLTNRRKYDLMISVPSNPWVSGVASLFSHEFYTKMRRYIKPGGLWVQWIQTYEFNDQLFLNILKALDVAFPYVSLYKAPEEPDIIIIASDEPVYQKGIGRFSTDSVLVKEFKRIHRDSDFFGEQNFLFTSKMVKSLLDGVAPNSIFTPIVDNKAEEARFVHSQAHIVQVFDSCEVCWPEYLDSAENELRRPFRVKQMMQGDGDPYRKLALLAYLDKVKAQVDSAVTANAERQAAQAQEASSAPADSTADSVAVADTTRPAMHFMVAERSPEWIKFRMEYIEWIRGVPMEARDSNEVYNRVRDLVEVGAFPASFTDEFNILEVARVKDYPTAARLVADFYEKYEIKEMDEFFLRNVLLISLLAGESELANALYQDAIKNHESFFPVEKFLIEREIVKLRRGSIRK